One stretch of Streptomyces sp. 135 DNA includes these proteins:
- the thrS gene encoding threonine--tRNA ligase, with amino-acid sequence MSDVRVIIQRDSEREERVVTTGTTAAEIFAGERTIVAARVAGELKDLAYAVADGDEIEAVEISSEDGLNILRHSTAHVMAQAVQELFPEAKLGIGPPRTAFSTRGCRRSVSARVTNDDDARVELADEPYKLELIGLKGNAANAADGADAEVGAGELTIYDNIDAKTGELCWKDLCRGPHLPTTRNIPAFKLMRSAAAYWRGSEKNPQLQRIYGTAWPSKDELKAHLEFLAEAEKRDHRKLGSELDLFSFPEELGPGLAVFHPKGGVIRKVMEDYSRKRHEDAGYEFVNTPHISKEHLFETSGHLPHYAEGMFPPIEFDGQNYRLKAMNCPMHNLIFKSRGRSYRELPLRLFEFGTVYRYEKSGVVHGLTRSRGFTQDDSHIYCTKEQMAEELDKLLTFVLDLLRDYGLNEFELELSTRDDSDKFIGSDEDWAEATEALRQAAEKQGLPLVPDPGGAAYYGPKISVQAKDAIGRSWQMSTLQVDFNQPKRFGLEYTSADGSKQQPVMLHRALFGSIERFFGVLLEHYAGAFPAWLAPVQAIGIPVGDAHVPYLQEFAEEARRRGLRVEVDASSDRMQKKIRNAQKSKVPFMVIVGDDDMNAGAVSFRYRDGSQENGIPRDEAIAKLVDVVERRVQV; translated from the coding sequence GTGTCTGACGTCCGTGTGATCATCCAACGCGATTCCGAGCGGGAAGAGCGCGTGGTGACGACGGGCACTACGGCCGCCGAGATCTTCGCCGGTGAGCGCACCATCGTCGCCGCCCGCGTGGCCGGCGAGCTGAAGGACCTGGCGTACGCCGTCGCCGACGGCGACGAGATCGAGGCCGTGGAGATCTCCTCCGAGGACGGCCTGAACATCCTGCGCCACTCGACCGCGCACGTCATGGCGCAGGCCGTGCAGGAGCTCTTCCCCGAGGCCAAGCTGGGCATCGGCCCGCCCAGGACGGCCTTCTCAACGCGAGGTTGCAGGAGGAGCGTCAGCGCTCGCGTCACCAATGACGACGACGCCCGCGTGGAGCTGGCCGACGAGCCGTACAAGCTGGAGCTCATCGGCCTCAAGGGCAACGCCGCGAACGCCGCCGACGGCGCGGACGCCGAGGTGGGCGCCGGCGAGCTGACCATCTACGACAACATCGACGCGAAGACCGGCGAGCTGTGCTGGAAGGACCTCTGCCGGGGTCCGCACCTGCCCACCACCCGGAACATCCCCGCGTTCAAGCTGATGCGCTCCGCTGCCGCCTACTGGCGCGGCAGCGAGAAGAACCCGCAGCTCCAGCGCATCTACGGCACCGCGTGGCCGTCGAAGGACGAGCTCAAGGCGCACCTGGAGTTCCTCGCCGAGGCCGAGAAGCGCGACCACCGCAAGCTCGGCTCCGAGCTGGACCTCTTCTCCTTCCCGGAGGAGCTGGGCCCGGGCCTCGCGGTCTTCCACCCCAAGGGCGGCGTGATCCGCAAGGTGATGGAGGACTACTCCCGCAAGCGGCACGAGGACGCGGGCTACGAGTTCGTGAACACCCCGCACATCTCGAAGGAGCACCTCTTCGAGACCTCCGGGCACCTGCCGCACTACGCGGAGGGCATGTTCCCGCCGATCGAGTTCGACGGGCAGAACTACCGCCTGAAGGCGATGAACTGCCCGATGCACAACCTCATCTTCAAGTCGCGCGGCCGCTCCTACCGCGAACTGCCCCTGCGGCTCTTCGAGTTCGGCACGGTCTACCGCTACGAGAAGTCGGGCGTCGTGCACGGCCTGACCCGCTCGCGCGGCTTCACGCAGGACGACTCGCACATCTACTGCACCAAGGAGCAGATGGCCGAGGAGCTCGACAAGCTCCTCACCTTCGTCCTGGACCTGCTGCGCGACTACGGCCTGAACGAGTTCGAGCTGGAGCTGTCCACCCGCGACGACTCCGACAAGTTCATCGGCTCCGACGAGGACTGGGCGGAGGCCACCGAGGCGCTGCGCCAGGCGGCCGAGAAGCAGGGCCTTCCGCTGGTCCCTGACCCGGGCGGCGCCGCGTACTACGGCCCGAAGATCTCGGTGCAGGCGAAGGACGCGATCGGCCGGTCCTGGCAGATGTCGACCCTCCAGGTCGACTTCAACCAGCCCAAGCGGTTCGGCCTGGAGTACACCTCGGCGGACGGCTCCAAGCAGCAGCCGGTCATGCTGCACCGCGCGCTGTTCGGATCGATCGAGCGGTTCTTCGGTGTCCTCCTCGAGCACTACGCGGGCGCGTTCCCGGCGTGGCTGGCCCCGGTCCAGGCGATCGGCATCCCGGTCGGCGACGCGCACGTGCCCTACCTCCAGGAGTTCGCCGAGGAGGCGAGGAGGCGGGGGCTGCGGGTCGAGGTGGACGCCTCGTCGGACCGTATGCAGAAGAAGATCCGCAACGCGCAGAAGTCCAAGGTGCCGTTCATGGTCATCGTCGGTGACGACGACATGAACGCCGGAGCGGTCTCCTTCCGCTACCGCGACGGGTCGCAGGAGAACGGGATTCCCCGTGACGAGGCGATCGCGAAGCTCGTCGACGTCGTGGAGCGCCGCGTACAGGTGTGA
- a CDS encoding DUF4365 domain-containing protein produces the protein MALARPERGGLLPERIAPPRGTLAVTACMETLQVGYLHAVAAAAGCSLSQPFPDNGIDWHVSHSAPGHTVDDEVTIKVQLKCTYQTAPDPDRPAFSFTLDNPHLEKLARTPVSVHKILVVMLVPRSQDDWLRAGHDRLDLRHCCYWTNLAGHPVTGRRRTTVRIPTSRIFDDRALREIMTRVGTGDSP, from the coding sequence ATGGCGCTCGCGCGGCCCGAACGGGGTGGGCTGCTGCCCGAGCGGATCGCACCGCCGCGCGGCACACTCGCCGTCACCGCCTGTATGGAGACCCTCCAGGTGGGCTATCTGCACGCCGTCGCTGCCGCCGCCGGATGCTCGCTCTCCCAGCCCTTTCCGGACAACGGCATCGACTGGCACGTCAGCCACAGCGCCCCCGGTCACACGGTCGACGACGAGGTCACCATCAAGGTCCAGCTGAAGTGCACCTACCAGACGGCGCCGGACCCGGACCGGCCCGCCTTCTCCTTCACGCTCGACAACCCGCACCTGGAGAAGCTCGCCCGCACGCCGGTCTCGGTCCACAAGATCCTCGTCGTGATGCTCGTGCCCAGGTCCCAGGACGACTGGCTGCGCGCCGGTCACGACCGGCTCGACCTGCGGCACTGCTGCTACTGGACCAACCTCGCGGGGCACCCGGTGACCGGCCGGCGCAGGACCACCGTGCGGATACCGACCTCGCGGATCTTCGACGACCGCGCGCTCCGCGAGATCATGACGCGGGTCGGGACGGGGGACAGCCCCTGA
- a CDS encoding 3'-5' exonuclease, translated as MTCWYEGPLAAFDTETTGVDVETDRIVSAAVVVQQGAGTRPRITRWLVNPGIPVPEESTAVHGLTEDHLQRNGRWPAPVMEEIARDLAEQGAAGRPIVVMNAPFDLTILDRELRRHRASSLSRYMEGSPLCVIDPRVLDKQLDRYRKGRRTLTDLCAHYEVELADAHDAAADAQAALDVVRAVGRRFSARLERLSPGELHTLQAVWHAAQARGLQAWFAKSGSPEAVDPAWPLRPELRAAA; from the coding sequence ATGACGTGCTGGTACGAGGGGCCCTTGGCCGCATTCGACACAGAGACCACGGGCGTCGACGTCGAGACCGACCGCATCGTGTCGGCCGCCGTCGTCGTCCAGCAGGGCGCGGGGACCCGTCCGCGCATCACCCGCTGGCTGGTGAACCCGGGCATCCCGGTGCCCGAGGAGTCCACCGCCGTACACGGACTGACGGAGGATCACCTCCAGCGCAACGGCCGCTGGCCCGCGCCGGTGATGGAGGAGATAGCGCGCGATCTGGCCGAACAGGGCGCGGCGGGACGGCCGATCGTGGTGATGAACGCGCCGTTCGACCTGACCATCCTGGACCGGGAGCTGCGCCGGCACCGCGCCTCGTCGCTGAGCCGCTACATGGAGGGCTCGCCCCTCTGTGTGATCGACCCGCGGGTCCTGGACAAGCAGCTTGACCGCTACCGCAAGGGCCGCCGCACACTGACCGACCTGTGCGCGCACTACGAGGTGGAGCTGGCGGATGCGCACGACGCGGCGGCGGACGCGCAGGCCGCTCTCGATGTCGTACGAGCGGTGGGGCGCCGTTTCTCGGCCCGTCTGGAGCGGCTCTCCCCCGGCGAGCTGCACACGCTCCAGGCCGTCTGGCACGCGGCGCAGGCGCGCGGGCTCCAGGCGTGGTTCGCCAAGAGCGGCTCACCGGAGGCGGTGGACCCGGCATGGCCGCTGCGTCCCGAACTCCGGGCGGCTGCCTGA
- a CDS encoding SRPBCC family protein: MNWCHYRFRSLWDLPGTPVQAYAVLERVEDYPLWWPQVREATSDDGRNGVFRFRSFLPYDLVVTARERRRDPEAGVLEITMAGDLEGWARWTVTDGPRGARARYDQEVEVRRPLMRRLAVPGRPVFLLNHALMMRAGRRGLAAYLAAV; this comes from the coding sequence ATGAACTGGTGTCACTACCGCTTCCGCAGCCTGTGGGATCTGCCCGGTACGCCCGTACAGGCCTACGCCGTCCTGGAGCGGGTGGAGGACTATCCGCTGTGGTGGCCGCAGGTGCGCGAGGCGACCTCGGACGACGGCCGCAACGGCGTCTTCCGCTTCCGGTCCTTCCTCCCGTACGACCTCGTCGTCACCGCGCGGGAGCGGCGGCGCGACCCCGAAGCCGGGGTCCTGGAGATCACCATGGCCGGGGACCTGGAGGGCTGGGCGCGCTGGACGGTGACCGATGGGCCGAGGGGGGCGCGCGCCCGCTACGACCAGGAGGTCGAGGTGCGGCGGCCGCTGATGCGGCGCCTCGCGGTCCCCGGAAGGCCCGTGTTCCTGCTCAACCACGCCCTCATGATGCGGGCGGGCCGCAGAGGTCTCGCGGCGTATCTGGCAGCGGTTTGA
- a CDS encoding TIGR02611 family protein, whose amino-acid sequence MNTGSNGRKEPTGVVEPAPGTQAEQPLGSRAPQYIQARKALHLSWQVGVFIVGLAVVVAGIIMLPLPGPGWLVIFGGMAIWATEFVWAQLVLRWTKRKVTEAAQRALDPKVRRRNIILTTIGLVIVAVLVAVYVWKFGITMPWKIKE is encoded by the coding sequence ATGAATACGGGGAGTAACGGGCGTAAGGAGCCCACGGGGGTCGTGGAACCGGCCCCCGGGACGCAGGCCGAGCAGCCGCTCGGGTCGCGGGCGCCGCAGTACATCCAGGCCCGCAAGGCGCTGCACCTGAGCTGGCAGGTCGGCGTGTTCATCGTGGGGCTCGCGGTGGTCGTCGCGGGCATCATCATGCTTCCGCTGCCCGGCCCCGGCTGGCTGGTGATCTTCGGCGGAATGGCGATCTGGGCGACCGAGTTCGTCTGGGCCCAGCTGGTGCTGCGCTGGACGAAACGCAAGGTCACCGAGGCCGCACAGCGCGCGCTCGACCCGAAGGTGCGCCGCCGGAACATCATCCTGACGACCATCGGCCTGGTGATCGTCGCGGTGCTCGTCGCGGTCTACGTCTGGAAGTTCGGCATCACGATGCCGTGGAAGATCAAGGAGTGA